A genomic window from Anguilla rostrata isolate EN2019 chromosome 14, ASM1855537v3, whole genome shotgun sequence includes:
- the slc31a2 gene encoding probable low affinity copper uptake protein 2, protein MHFEDSSNVTLLFHFWDVHGPAGMVLSVFLVLLLTVFYELLKVWKIWLGEGPVSPPAPPPSSTESLGSSTALGSGPHLESSPSESSLTPPDRDPTHKKSWLMHILQTCVHVVQVTLGYLLMLCVMSYNVWIFLGVIVGSLIGYFLAFPLLAKY, encoded by the exons atgcaCTTTGAGGATTCAAGCAACGTGACGCTGCTGTTTCACTTCTGGGATGTGCACGGACCAGcag GCATGGTGCTGTCCGTCTTCCTGGTCCTCCTGCTCACCGTGTTCTACGAGCTGCTGAAGGTGTGGAAGATCTGGCTGGGCGAGGGCCCCGTctcgccccctgccccgcccccttcctccacGGAATCCCTGGGGAGCAGCACCGCCCTGGGGAGCGGCCCCCACCTGGAGAGCAGCCCGTCAGAGTCCTCCCTGACCCCCCCGGACCGGGACCCCACCCACAAAAAAAG cTGGCTGATGCACATCCTGCAGACGTGCGTCCACGTCGTCCAGGTGACGCTAGGCTACCTGCTGATGCTGTGCGTCATGTCCTACAACGTCTGGATCTTCCTGGGGGTCATCGTGGGCTCCCTGATCGGCTACTTCCTGGCCTTCCCTCTGCTAGCAAAATACTGA